A single region of the Halobellus ruber genome encodes:
- a CDS encoding PGF-pre-PGF domain-containing protein, whose product MVTGGSPGTTHVLATLLVVGLVAVSALTAPVAGDHTAPPPDDEVFSANSQIDVWERAVFPLRADVSGAPTAVPNAAFTLANATGTSNPLGKDTVGVVTAGDPVTLDFTDRRALANLSGRDVHLVAARLDSNASLPTSVPELTTALWSNGSDAAASYDIVRRTSLDGDGNAQFTYRPDTPGEYVFYLATNESGERGFVTTGPNDDNITVEGNVTVVGVDQVSVQRGPASVDAPGAVTRGDNATFEVNVSPDVGSSGVAHTLVLYDEDDWTGSMHTYALTDPIDRNFDARANVTATRSIAAVRGESRVDSGASVFRVPLDDNNVSRAVTVGGLADYIVTNTSPSAPSGASASDVLDASGVALENRPGNATVDVATLGAWETGTYRWVYVATAGNNSSAFVTDTGTVSVEAATSGGGSVSTASSDEIASGQEWLSSESSVGIDLEERIGSSRQQNVTRVEFEFSSATTGSVSVQEVTRSAAEVPAPPNGTTAAYLDISVPQPVRDEPATVRMRIARDRLDEVGLAPEHVQVSKYDDTSGSWESYTTSVVRSTGDFVTVEFQVTGFSVFAVTGGGTEATTATATPTATPSPTATPSPTATSSPTAAQTPTATPAATPTATQTPPDSATPASELGGFDSELVLVGLLSVLGIGAAILLRRR is encoded by the coding sequence ATGGTCACTGGCGGGTCACCCGGGACCACCCACGTCCTCGCCACCCTCCTCGTGGTCGGGTTGGTCGCCGTCTCGGCGCTCACAGCCCCGGTCGCCGGCGATCACACGGCACCGCCCCCCGACGACGAAGTGTTCAGCGCGAACTCACAGATCGACGTCTGGGAGCGCGCGGTCTTCCCGCTCCGTGCAGACGTCTCGGGGGCGCCGACGGCGGTCCCGAACGCCGCGTTCACGCTGGCGAACGCGACCGGCACGTCCAACCCCCTCGGGAAGGACACCGTGGGCGTCGTCACGGCGGGCGATCCCGTCACGCTCGATTTCACCGACCGGCGCGCGCTCGCGAACCTGAGCGGCCGGGACGTCCACCTCGTGGCCGCCCGCCTCGACTCGAACGCGTCGCTCCCCACCTCGGTCCCGGAGTTGACCACGGCGCTGTGGAGTAACGGCTCCGACGCCGCGGCGAGTTACGACATCGTGCGCCGGACCTCGCTCGACGGGGACGGAAACGCCCAGTTCACCTACCGGCCCGACACACCCGGCGAGTACGTGTTCTACCTCGCGACGAACGAGTCGGGCGAGCGGGGCTTCGTCACGACCGGCCCGAACGATGATAATATCACCGTCGAGGGGAACGTCACCGTCGTCGGTGTCGACCAGGTGTCCGTCCAGCGTGGGCCCGCATCCGTCGACGCTCCCGGCGCCGTCACCCGCGGGGACAACGCGACCTTCGAGGTGAACGTCTCGCCGGACGTCGGATCGAGCGGCGTCGCCCACACGCTGGTGCTCTACGACGAGGACGACTGGACGGGGTCGATGCACACCTACGCCCTCACCGATCCGATCGACCGCAACTTCGACGCCCGGGCGAACGTCACCGCGACCCGGTCGATTGCGGCCGTTCGCGGCGAGAGCCGGGTCGACAGCGGCGCGAGCGTCTTCCGGGTGCCGCTCGACGACAATAACGTGTCGCGGGCCGTCACGGTCGGCGGGCTGGCGGACTACATCGTTACGAACACGAGTCCGTCGGCGCCGTCGGGGGCGTCCGCAAGCGACGTCCTCGACGCCTCCGGTGTCGCGCTCGAAAACCGCCCCGGCAACGCCACTGTCGACGTTGCGACCCTCGGCGCGTGGGAGACCGGGACGTACCGGTGGGTCTACGTCGCAACGGCCGGGAACAACTCCTCGGCGTTCGTGACGGACACCGGGACGGTCTCCGTCGAGGCGGCGACCTCCGGCGGGGGGTCCGTCTCGACGGCGTCGAGCGACGAGATCGCGAGCGGCCAGGAGTGGCTCAGCTCGGAGTCCTCCGTGGGGATCGACCTCGAGGAGCGGATCGGCAGCTCCCGTCAGCAGAACGTCACCCGCGTGGAGTTCGAGTTCTCGTCTGCGACCACCGGTTCGGTGTCGGTCCAGGAGGTCACCCGTAGCGCCGCCGAGGTTCCAGCCCCGCCGAACGGGACCACGGCCGCGTACCTTGACATCTCCGTTCCGCAGCCGGTCCGTGACGAACCCGCGACGGTTCGGATGCGGATCGCGCGCGACCGCCTCGACGAGGTGGGGCTCGCCCCGGAGCACGTGCAGGTCTCTAAGTACGACGACACGTCGGGGTCCTGGGAGTCGTACACAACCTCGGTTGTGCGTTCCACCGGCGACTTCGTGACCGTCGAGTTCCAAGTCACCGGGTTCTCGGTGTTCGCGGTGACGGGCGGGGGCACCGAAGCGACGACCGCGACGGCCACCCCGACCGCAACGCCGTCACCGACTGCGACGCCGTCACCGACCGCGACATCGTCACCGACCGCCGCACAGACACCCACCGCCACACCGGCGGCGACGCCGACCGCGACGCAGACGCCCCCGGACTCGGCCACGCCCGCCTCCGAACTCGGCGGGTTCGACTCCGAACTGGTACTGGTCGGTCTGCTGTCAGTGCTCGGGATCGGTGCTGCTATCCTGTTGCGTCGGCGGTGA
- a CDS encoding metal-dependent hydrolase has protein sequence MLPWGHLAVGYVVYSLGGRAWHRRAPGGQAVLVLAVATQLPDLIDKPLNWWFSVYDGRAIGHSLVFAIAACVLAVYVARNRDRIDLGAAFSVGLLTHLLGDSYPALLQGDLRALSFLLWPFRAPPTYPSDSFLDHLNVWIIRLRFLPYQSPRDLLATRFGQQLALLAALVGLWAVDGFPGLKALFRMVIRGSTRTE, from the coding sequence ATGCTCCCGTGGGGCCACCTCGCCGTCGGCTACGTCGTCTACTCGCTCGGGGGGCGAGCGTGGCACCGGCGGGCGCCCGGCGGCCAGGCGGTCCTGGTTCTGGCGGTGGCGACCCAGCTCCCGGACCTCATCGACAAACCGCTGAACTGGTGGTTCAGCGTGTACGACGGGCGGGCGATCGGCCACTCGCTGGTGTTCGCAATCGCAGCCTGTGTCCTCGCCGTGTACGTCGCACGGAACCGCGACCGGATCGACCTCGGGGCGGCGTTCTCGGTCGGTCTCCTCACGCATCTGCTCGGCGACTCCTACCCCGCGCTGCTCCAGGGGGATCTACGGGCGCTGTCCTTCCTGCTGTGGCCGTTCCGCGCGCCGCCGACGTACCCCTCTGATAGCTTTCTCGATCACCTCAACGTGTGGATCATCAGGCTCCGCTTTCTGCCCTACCAGTCGCCACGGGACCTACTCGCGACCCGCTTCGGGCAACAGCTGGCGTTGCTCGCCGCCCTGGTCGGGCTCTGGGCGGTCGACGGATTCCCCGGACTGAAAGCGCTGTTCAGGATGGTTATCCGGGGGTCGACGAGGACGGAGTAG
- a CDS encoding MinD/ParA family ATP-binding protein, with translation MSNVYTVVGVTSGVGATETTAGLGRALADSGEGVLLIDWDRSTPDLAARMGLPDPEFTIRDLETGEMRMGEVAYTGQSGVRFLPGCSVDESSPDDGRIDLAGIVGDLDGVDATILIDTGEAFTPAAADAFEASDGVLVVSTPDSTARRHAAVLRESLRNDGHRPLGTVLNRTEDTAPDADGVLARVPEVDNFGTLPGGSDDARADAYRRLADELERVESAPDTDGTRSTVAAGPTAVEQQSADGFVTPSLADPSDRAAGPSSGHSSATAADDGEREVDGGAGGEQGAVGSGDGRESATDAAGEVERGASTAGNEHEARATSTTTEADDDPAADAAAPATAAEGGSQAASTDGDDDRMRVSRRAALTLITGLLAAVSGGSLWIDSEDDGSAESSPETASEEVVGFGYGGTPITEGGAAAMSTATGIATTEDGGTGGGSNPSTSTPTTTATETTATPTNTTTATPTDTTTATPTNATTATRTPTSTPTSAPSAPQGGAGGPAGGGSGGAESTTSTAASTSTTTTTTTSTPTDDGDNDDYGEVGYGEGGYGGTV, from the coding sequence ATGAGCAACGTATACACCGTCGTCGGCGTGACAAGCGGCGTCGGTGCAACCGAAACAACGGCAGGACTGGGGCGTGCACTTGCCGATTCGGGAGAGGGCGTTCTGCTCATCGACTGGGACCGCTCCACGCCGGATCTCGCCGCGCGGATGGGGCTTCCGGATCCCGAATTCACGATACGAGATTTGGAAACGGGCGAAATGCGGATGGGCGAGGTCGCGTACACCGGCCAGTCCGGCGTTCGCTTCCTGCCGGGGTGTTCGGTCGACGAGTCCTCCCCCGACGACGGGAGAATCGACCTCGCGGGGATCGTCGGTGACCTCGACGGCGTCGACGCCACGATCCTGATCGATACGGGCGAGGCGTTCACGCCCGCGGCGGCCGACGCGTTCGAGGCGTCCGACGGCGTCCTCGTCGTGTCGACTCCGGATTCGACGGCACGCCGCCACGCCGCCGTCCTTCGAGAGTCCCTCCGGAACGACGGGCATCGGCCGCTCGGGACCGTTCTGAACCGGACCGAAGACACCGCTCCGGACGCCGACGGCGTCCTCGCCCGCGTCCCGGAGGTCGACAATTTCGGTACGCTACCTGGCGGGTCGGACGATGCGAGAGCCGACGCCTACCGGCGGTTGGCGGACGAACTGGAGCGCGTCGAGTCCGCCCCTGATACCGACGGAACCCGATCTACGGTCGCCGCCGGTCCGACGGCGGTGGAGCAGCAGTCGGCGGACGGGTTCGTGACGCCATCGCTCGCCGATCCTTCCGATCGCGCGGCAGGCCCGAGTTCCGGGCACAGCAGCGCGACGGCCGCTGATGATGGGGAGCGGGAGGTGGACGGCGGTGCTGGTGGGGAGCAGGGTGCGGTCGGCAGCGGTGACGGGAGGGAGTCAGCGACGGACGCGGCCGGGGAGGTCGAGCGCGGAGCGTCGACAGCGGGGAACGAACACGAAGCGCGGGCGACGTCCACGACGACCGAGGCCGACGATGATCCGGCGGCGGACGCGGCGGCTCCGGCCACCGCGGCCGAGGGTGGCAGTCAGGCGGCCTCGACCGACGGCGACGACGACCGAATGCGGGTCAGCCGACGCGCGGCGCTCACGCTGATCACCGGACTGCTCGCCGCGGTCTCCGGGGGCAGCCTCTGGATCGATTCCGAGGACGACGGGTCCGCAGAGTCGTCACCCGAAACTGCGTCGGAGGAGGTCGTGGGGTTCGGGTACGGCGGAACGCCGATCACCGAGGGTGGCGCGGCCGCGATGTCGACCGCCACCGGCATCGCGACGACAGAGGACGGAGGGACTGGAGGCGGGAGTAACCCGTCGACCTCAACCCCGACAACCACCGCGACGGAGACGACAGCAACTCCGACGAACACCACGACAGCAACCCCGACGGACACCACGACAGCAACTCCGACGAACGCCACGACAGCGACCCGGACTCCCACATCGACTCCGACGTCTGCACCATCAGCCCCACAGGGCGGTGCCGGAGGCCCTGCGGGTGGTGGCTCCGGTGGAGCGGAGAGTACGACATCCACGGCCGCGTCGACTTCGACGACCACGACCACCACTACCTCGACCCCGACCGACGACGGTGACAACGACGACTACGGGGAGGTTGGATACGGCGAAGGTGGGTACGGGGGGACGGTTTGA
- a CDS encoding right-handed parallel beta-helix repeat-containing protein, translated as MAAAPPGTDIVVDDDWRNKSTGDVVDGGYVIGTNATATVSSALDNASEGDTISVYPGTYREASGPNGAGVYVDTPNVTLRGVTEQGGVINDRENVEAEVVPESGAQAMYVDSEGVTVSGLELTADNASEPLRNVEVTGDRFTLTRSVLPGLGGTVYVTGDEVQKFTITGSEVGILTVSNGVGDDLGRSNRIITDNLIRVAQFAGDVSANDRWKSTYGDSPIGNVTASGNTITEAVFAYNTTTPDLRHIARQNTIRRGAIPLTPSGDVRANENEVRLVYKLPSAVAAAEPGDTVSVLPGRYAHSRPVVVDKRVSLVASGGPDATTIAAGHAGPVVDVRASNVTVDGFTITNRSGNEPARGLTLSGPGVENVTLRNLDVTGVRNEGIVVTRSDGTLVENVRVRHNDGTGLLVTGNDTTLVDVAAAGNAGHGVAVGTDGHHGRSPPTSGLTVSRSTFEGNGKAGLAVRGAERVTVRDSAFLGAGGVVAVNVTTPVDGGHNYWDAPTGPGGVAPGTGATVSGNVTYAPFYTNATLTTLSTDPPTLSNVTLTDVADGDGTVGDGDTLRVRARAADPVGVANVTTNATAFGGNGSLSLTHDGDDPANVYDANVSVNLDSATGSAGNVSLTVVARDDSGGTANASTNPLTLAVPNRDDDDDDNRPSNSSRSDRVTALIIDGRADLNVGERVSRLRIEFGSGGTGGSAAAEPLSGPPDSVPPVPDASNAAYVDVSVPQDRTAAEATLRFTVDITTFDGAAPEDLVVYHHTRGQWTALETSVVGVNGDRVTVAAATSTFSPFAVGTRDAPPERRTATPVEPAAPDDRTTTDAPSGDRTTTRGVETTDGVETTGGPVEERAGFNPVAVGGIVTLVVVAGFVVFRRK; from the coding sequence GTGGCCGCAGCACCGCCGGGGACAGACATAGTCGTTGACGACGACTGGCGGAACAAAAGCACCGGCGACGTCGTCGACGGCGGGTACGTGATCGGCACGAACGCGACGGCGACCGTGTCCAGCGCGCTCGACAACGCGAGCGAGGGTGACACGATCAGCGTCTACCCGGGGACGTACCGGGAGGCTTCCGGACCCAACGGCGCCGGGGTGTACGTCGACACGCCGAACGTGACTCTCCGGGGAGTGACGGAGCAGGGCGGGGTGATCAACGACCGCGAGAACGTCGAAGCCGAGGTCGTTCCGGAATCGGGTGCACAGGCGATGTACGTCGACAGTGAGGGTGTGACTGTCAGCGGGCTCGAACTCACCGCCGACAACGCCTCCGAGCCGCTCCGGAACGTCGAGGTGACCGGCGATCGGTTCACCCTGACGCGGTCGGTCCTGCCGGGATTGGGCGGGACGGTGTATGTCACCGGTGACGAGGTGCAGAAGTTCACGATCACCGGCTCGGAGGTCGGGATCCTCACCGTGTCGAACGGTGTCGGAGACGACCTCGGTCGGTCGAATCGGATCATCACGGACAATCTGATCAGAGTCGCCCAGTTCGCCGGTGACGTCTCCGCGAACGATCGGTGGAAGTCCACGTACGGCGACAGTCCGATCGGAAACGTGACCGCCAGCGGGAATACGATCACGGAAGCCGTGTTTGCGTACAACACGACGACGCCGGATCTACGGCACATAGCACGCCAGAACACGATCCGTCGGGGTGCGATCCCGCTGACGCCTTCCGGTGACGTCCGGGCGAACGAGAACGAGGTGCGGTTGGTTTATAAGCTCCCGAGCGCGGTCGCCGCCGCCGAGCCGGGCGATACGGTATCGGTTCTCCCCGGCAGGTACGCGCACTCACGACCCGTGGTCGTGGACAAACGGGTCTCGCTCGTCGCCTCCGGCGGGCCGGACGCCACGACGATCGCGGCCGGTCACGCCGGGCCTGTCGTCGACGTCCGCGCATCGAACGTCACCGTTGACGGGTTCACGATCACAAACAGGAGCGGCAACGAGCCCGCCCGGGGGCTTACCCTCTCCGGGCCGGGGGTGGAGAACGTCACGCTCCGGAATCTGGACGTCACTGGGGTGCGAAACGAGGGGATCGTCGTTACCCGGTCGGACGGCACGCTCGTGGAGAACGTCCGCGTCCGCCACAACGACGGGACGGGACTGCTCGTCACCGGGAACGACACCACGCTGGTCGACGTGGCGGCGGCCGGAAACGCCGGTCACGGGGTTGCAGTCGGCACCGACGGCCACCACGGCCGGTCGCCGCCGACATCCGGGCTGACGGTTTCGAGGTCGACCTTCGAGGGCAACGGGAAGGCCGGGCTCGCGGTGCGAGGCGCCGAACGGGTCACCGTCAGGGACTCGGCGTTCCTCGGCGCCGGAGGCGTCGTCGCGGTCAACGTCACGACGCCCGTCGACGGTGGCCACAACTACTGGGACGCGCCGACCGGCCCCGGCGGTGTCGCTCCCGGAACCGGGGCGACCGTGTCGGGCAACGTGACGTACGCGCCGTTCTACACGAACGCCACGCTGACGACGCTCTCGACTGATCCACCGACGCTCTCGAACGTGACGCTCACCGACGTGGCTGACGGCGACGGCACCGTCGGTGACGGCGACACCCTGCGGGTGCGCGCCCGGGCCGCCGATCCGGTCGGCGTCGCAAACGTTACCACGAACGCTACCGCGTTCGGCGGGAACGGGAGCCTGTCGCTGACACACGACGGCGACGACCCCGCAAACGTTTACGACGCAAACGTCAGTGTCAACCTCGACAGCGCGACCGGATCAGCCGGGAACGTGTCGCTGACCGTCGTCGCGCGTGACGACAGCGGCGGTACGGCGAACGCGTCCACGAACCCACTCACGCTCGCCGTTCCGAATCGTGACGATGACGATGACGACAATCGCCCGTCGAACAGCAGCCGGAGCGACAGGGTCACGGCGCTGATCATCGACGGACGTGCCGATCTGAACGTCGGCGAGCGGGTCAGTCGGCTCCGGATCGAGTTCGGCTCGGGCGGAACGGGTGGCTCCGCCGCGGCGGAGCCGCTGAGCGGTCCGCCCGATTCGGTGCCGCCGGTGCCGGACGCCTCGAACGCGGCGTACGTGGACGTGAGCGTGCCGCAGGATCGGACGGCCGCCGAAGCGACACTGCGCTTCACCGTCGATATAACCACCTTCGACGGTGCTGCGCCGGAGGATCTCGTCGTGTATCACCACACCCGCGGTCAGTGGACCGCACTCGAAACGAGCGTGGTGGGTGTGAACGGCGACCGGGTGACCGTCGCGGCGGCGACGTCCACCTTCTCGCCGTTCGCTGTCGGAACGCGGGACGCTCCCCCGGAGCGACGGACCGCGACGCCGGTCGAACCCGCGGCGCCGGACGATCGAACGACCACGGACGCTCCGTCGGGTGATCGGACGACGACCCGAGGCGTGGAGACCACTGACGGCGTCGAGACGACGGGTGGGCCCGTCGAAGAACGGGCCGGGTTCAACCCCGTCGCCGTCGGCGGGATCGTCACTCTCGTAGTCGTGGCCGGCTTCGTCGTCTTCCGCCGGAAGTAG